From a region of the Pseudoxanthomonas sp. X-1 genome:
- a CDS encoding SLC13 family permease: protein MEPQQLLFLVILAVTLALFVSEKLRVDLVAMLAMLALTLTGILNPREALSGFSSEPAIIVAAVFVLSAGLAATGITDRIGQAIGRAAGGSEWRTIAVVMPATAALAAFSHHLMVTAMMLPILMRLAREQKLAASRLLMPMSLAASLGTTLTLISAPAFLLANDLLKRSGQDGLGFFAITPIGAVLVLLGTVYMLLGRWLVPKRSGESGSDSYMRLERYYTELVVDEDSPWIGQSYEAFRTHFGERLQVVNWLRHGVRRPRQRADSPLQRGDVLLVRASPDEIASIKDEPGLSLHAVVKYGEQPRDDARKTELLGEEQLVQAVVAPHSEFVGRSVASIDFLHTLGVVVVGLWRKEGWLHGELSEVALEEGDLLVLWGRQNTFGKLAQHHGFLMLMPFEAHQRSRRRAPLALAIMVASVAAAASGWLSPQIAFLAGAVAMVVTRCVGVDRAYEEIDVRIYVMIAGVIPLGMAMEKTGTAAWFADILGRHAAHWSALTLLLVMFAGAALLTQILSDAATTVLLTPIALAMAQALGEPQTPFVICIAMGAVASFLTPIGHHGNLLILNPGQYTFGDFLRVGAPLTALIALATAWMARWMWLGGPLLPFGWGG, encoded by the coding sequence CTGGAACCTCAGCAGCTGCTCTTCCTGGTCATCCTGGCGGTGACGCTGGCGCTGTTCGTCAGCGAGAAGCTGCGCGTGGACCTGGTGGCCATGCTGGCCATGCTGGCCCTGACCCTGACCGGCATCCTCAACCCGCGCGAGGCGCTGTCGGGCTTCTCCAGCGAGCCGGCGATCATCGTGGCGGCGGTCTTCGTGCTCTCGGCGGGCCTGGCCGCGACCGGGATCACCGACCGCATCGGCCAGGCGATCGGCCGGGCCGCCGGCGGCAGCGAGTGGCGCACCATCGCGGTGGTGATGCCGGCCACCGCGGCGCTGGCCGCGTTCTCGCACCATCTGATGGTCACCGCGATGATGCTGCCGATCCTGATGCGGCTGGCGCGCGAGCAGAAGCTGGCGGCGTCGCGCCTGCTGATGCCGATGTCGCTGGCCGCCTCGCTGGGCACCACGCTGACCCTGATCAGCGCGCCGGCCTTCCTGCTGGCCAACGACCTGCTCAAGCGCTCGGGCCAGGACGGGCTGGGGTTCTTCGCCATCACCCCGATCGGCGCGGTGCTGGTGCTGCTGGGCACCGTCTACATGCTGCTGGGCCGCTGGCTGGTGCCCAAGCGCAGCGGCGAGTCCGGCAGCGACAGCTACATGCGCCTGGAGCGCTATTACACCGAGCTGGTGGTGGACGAGGACTCGCCGTGGATCGGCCAGTCCTACGAGGCGTTCCGCACGCACTTCGGCGAGCGCCTGCAGGTGGTGAACTGGCTGCGCCACGGCGTGCGCCGGCCCCGGCAGCGCGCCGACAGCCCGCTGCAGCGCGGCGACGTGCTGCTGGTGCGCGCCTCGCCCGACGAGATCGCCTCGATCAAGGACGAGCCCGGCCTGTCGCTGCATGCGGTGGTCAAGTACGGGGAGCAGCCGCGCGACGATGCGCGCAAGACCGAGCTGCTGGGCGAGGAGCAGCTGGTGCAGGCGGTGGTGGCGCCGCATTCGGAGTTCGTCGGTCGCAGCGTGGCCAGCATCGACTTCCTGCACACCCTGGGCGTGGTGGTGGTCGGCCTGTGGCGCAAGGAGGGCTGGCTGCACGGCGAGCTGTCCGAGGTGGCGCTCGAGGAAGGCGACCTGCTGGTGCTGTGGGGCCGCCAGAACACCTTCGGCAAGCTGGCCCAGCACCATGGCTTCCTGATGCTGATGCCGTTCGAGGCGCACCAGCGCAGCCGCCGGCGCGCGCCGCTGGCCCTGGCGATCATGGTGGCCTCGGTGGCCGCCGCGGCCAGCGGCTGGCTCAGCCCGCAGATCGCCTTCCTGGCCGGCGCGGTGGCCATGGTCGTCACCCGCTGCGTGGGCGTGGACCGCGCCTACGAGGAAATCGATGTGCGCATCTACGTGATGATCGCCGGCGTGATTCCGCTGGGGATGGCGATGGAGAAGACCGGCACGGCCGCCTGGTTCGCCGACATCCTCGGCCGCCATGCCGCGCACTGGAGCGCGCTGACCCTGCTGCTGGTGATGTTCGCCGGCGCCGCGCTGCTGACCCAGATCCTCTCCGACGCGGCCACCACCGTGCTGCTCACGCCCATCGCCCTGGCGATGGCCCAGGCGCTGGGCGAGCCGCAGACGCCGTTCGTGATCTGCATCGCCATGGGCGCGGTGGCCTCGTTCCTGACCCCGATCGGCCACCACGGCAACCTGCTGATCCTCAACCCGGGCCAGTACACCTTCGGCGACTTCCTGCGCGTGGGCGCGCCCCTGACCGCGCTGATCGCCCTGGCCACGGCCTGGATGGCGCGCTGGATGTGGCTGGGCGGGCCGCTGCTGCCGTTCGGCTGGGGTGGCTGA
- the parC gene encoding DNA topoisomerase IV subunit A, which produces MTDDAIRPTFHGFEQIPLREYAERAYLDYSMYVVLDRALPFIGDGLKPVQRRIIYSMSELGLGAAAKPKKSARTVGDVIGKYHPHGDSACYEALVLMAQPFSYRYPLIDGQGNFGSSDDPKSFAAMRYTESKLTPIAEVLLGELGQGTTDWSPNFDGTLEEPTWLPARLPHLLLNGTTGIAVGMATDVPPHNLNEIVSALIRLIDDPDATVADLCEHVRGPDYPTTAEIITAPADLRAMYETGNGSVRARATFTREHANIVVTALPYQVSPSKVIEQIAAQMRAKKLPWLEDIRDESDHENPVRVVLIPRSNRVDADQLMGHLFATTDLEKSYRVNLNIIGLDGRPQVKNLKSLLGEWLGFRYDTVTRRLKHRLEKVERRLHLLEGLLIAFLNLDEVIRIIRSEDEPKPALIARFKLSEEQADYILETRLRQLARLEEMKIRGEQDELAKEREKLMATLDSKTRLRKLVKDELLADAKKFGDERRSPLIARQAAQALDETELVASEAMTVVVSEKGWVRAAKGGDIDTAKLSYRDGDGLLAAVRARSNHQVAFLDSTGRAYSTAVHTLPSARGNGEPLTGRFSPAAGASFQALASGENDTRFVLASSHGYGFVTRFENLTSRNKAGKAMFNLTPNAKVLQPALVANPATDRIVAVTSAGNLLAIAASDLPELDKGKGNKLIDIPKAKLATERVVAIAAIGPGGTLAVHSGARTMTLSFKDLDLYTGTRATRGMLLPRGWQKVDGLDVQ; this is translated from the coding sequence ATGACCGACGACGCCATCCGCCCCACCTTCCACGGATTCGAACAGATCCCGCTGCGCGAGTACGCCGAGCGCGCCTACCTGGACTACTCGATGTACGTGGTCCTGGACCGTGCCCTGCCCTTCATCGGCGACGGGCTCAAGCCGGTCCAGCGCCGCATCATCTATTCGATGAGCGAGCTCGGCCTGGGCGCCGCCGCCAAGCCGAAGAAGTCGGCGCGCACCGTCGGCGATGTCATCGGCAAGTACCACCCGCACGGCGATTCGGCCTGCTACGAGGCGCTGGTGCTGATGGCCCAGCCGTTCTCCTACCGCTATCCGCTGATCGACGGCCAGGGCAACTTCGGCTCGTCCGACGATCCCAAGTCGTTCGCGGCCATGCGCTACACCGAGTCCAAGCTCACCCCGATCGCCGAGGTGCTGCTGGGCGAGCTGGGCCAGGGCACCACCGACTGGTCGCCCAACTTCGACGGCACCCTGGAGGAACCGACCTGGCTGCCGGCGCGCCTGCCGCACCTGCTGCTCAACGGCACCACCGGCATCGCCGTGGGCATGGCCACCGACGTGCCGCCGCACAACCTCAACGAGATCGTCAGCGCGCTGATCCGCCTGATCGACGACCCCGACGCGACCGTGGCCGACCTGTGCGAGCACGTGCGCGGCCCGGACTACCCGACGACCGCCGAGATCATCACCGCCCCGGCCGACCTGCGCGCGATGTACGAGACCGGCAACGGCAGCGTGCGCGCCCGGGCGACCTTCACCCGCGAGCACGCCAACATCGTGGTGACCGCCCTGCCCTACCAGGTCTCCCCGTCCAAGGTGATCGAGCAGATCGCCGCGCAGATGCGCGCCAAGAAGCTGCCCTGGCTGGAGGACATCCGCGACGAGTCCGACCACGAGAACCCGGTGCGCGTGGTGCTGATCCCGCGCTCCAACCGCGTCGACGCCGACCAGCTGATGGGTCATCTGTTCGCCACCACCGACCTGGAGAAGAGCTACCGGGTCAACCTCAACATCATCGGCCTGGACGGCCGCCCGCAGGTCAAGAACCTCAAGTCGCTGCTGGGCGAATGGCTGGGTTTCCGCTACGACACGGTCACCCGCCGCCTCAAGCACCGCCTGGAGAAGGTCGAGCGCCGCCTGCACCTGCTGGAAGGCCTGCTGATCGCCTTCCTCAACCTGGATGAGGTCATCCGCATCATCCGCAGCGAGGACGAGCCCAAGCCGGCGCTGATCGCGCGCTTCAAGCTGTCCGAGGAACAGGCCGACTACATCCTGGAAACCCGCCTGCGCCAGCTGGCCCGCCTGGAAGAGATGAAGATCCGCGGCGAGCAGGACGAGCTGGCCAAGGAGCGCGAGAAGCTGATGGCCACGCTGGATTCCAAGACCAGGCTCAGGAAGCTGGTCAAGGACGAGCTGCTGGCCGACGCCAAGAAGTTCGGCGACGAGCGCCGCTCGCCGCTGATCGCCCGCCAGGCCGCGCAGGCGCTGGACGAGACCGAGCTGGTCGCCAGCGAGGCGATGACGGTGGTGGTCTCGGAGAAGGGCTGGGTGCGTGCGGCCAAGGGCGGCGACATCGACACCGCCAAGCTGTCCTACCGCGATGGCGACGGCCTGCTGGCGGCGGTGCGCGCGCGCAGCAACCACCAGGTGGCGTTCCTGGATTCGACCGGGCGCGCCTACTCGACCGCGGTGCACACCCTGCCCTCGGCGCGCGGCAACGGCGAACCGCTGACCGGGCGCTTCTCGCCGGCGGCGGGCGCCTCGTTCCAGGCGCTGGCCTCCGGCGAGAACGACACCCGCTTCGTGCTGGCCTCCTCGCACGGCTACGGCTTCGTCACCCGCTTCGAGAACCTCACCAGCCGCAACAAGGCCGGCAAGGCGATGTTCAACCTCACGCCCAACGCCAAGGTGCTGCAGCCGGCGCTGGTGGCCAACCCGGCCACCGACCGCATCGTCGCGGTGACCAGCGCCGGCAACCTGCTGGCGATCGCCGCCAGCGACCTGCCCGAGCTGGACAAGGGCAAGGGCAACAAGCTGATCGACATCCCCAAGGCCAAGCTGGCCACCGAGCGCGTGGTCGCCATCGCCGCCATCGGCCCCGGCGGCACGCTGGCCGTGCACAGCGGCGCGCGCACCATGACCCTGTCGTTCAAGGACCTGGATCTGTACACCGGGACGCGCGCCACGCGCGGGATGCTGCTGCCGCGCGGCTGGCAGAAGGTCGATGGGCTAGATGTCCAGTAG
- a CDS encoding DinB family protein, translating into MTPDAAVLMAAYNRWMNRRMYEAAAQLPEAALRQDRGAFFGSIQATFNHIAVGDTVWLHRFAQPEAASMLREALQPFPLPTSLRQELADSFAGLQRYRAALDAVIVRWAGALTNAQLEGELVYRNTTGKTFRRSWQQLVLHFFNHQTHHRGQASTLLFQAGVDVGVTDLIALPTEEL; encoded by the coding sequence ATGACGCCAGACGCCGCCGTCCTGATGGCCGCCTACAACCGCTGGATGAACCGGCGAATGTACGAAGCCGCAGCGCAGCTGCCGGAGGCGGCGCTGCGCCAGGATCGCGGCGCCTTCTTTGGCTCCATCCAGGCCACGTTCAATCACATCGCCGTGGGCGACACCGTCTGGCTGCACCGCTTCGCGCAGCCGGAGGCGGCTTCGATGCTGCGCGAAGCGCTGCAGCCCTTTCCGCTGCCGACCTCGCTCCGGCAGGAGCTGGCGGATTCCTTCGCCGGGCTGCAGCGCTACCGTGCCGCGCTGGATGCCGTCATCGTGCGGTGGGCCGGCGCGCTCACCAATGCGCAGCTGGAAGGCGAGCTGGTCTATCGCAATACGACCGGCAAGACGTTCAGGCGCTCCTGGCAGCAGCTGGTCCTGCATTTCTTCAACCACCAGACGCATCATCGCGGCCAGGCCAGCACGCTGCTGTTCCAGGCGGGCGTCGACGTGGGCGTGACCGACCTGATCGCGCTGCCGACCGAGGAGCTTTGA